Proteins encoded within one genomic window of Flavobacterium sp. NG2:
- a CDS encoding DUF4252 domain-containing protein, whose amino-acid sequence MKKYIVLFLLIAVAPTLFAQNILDKFSDQDGITAVVVNKKMFELMSKVKVDASDKEMQQYMTLIKKLDHLKVFTTTNSKAASDMKATADKYIKTVGLEELMKVNENGKNIRIVVKSGASDSQIKELLMFIEGSGRDNETVLMSLTGNFGLNEIAVLTDKMKIPGGDELKKATKQR is encoded by the coding sequence ATGAAAAAATACATCGTGCTATTCTTACTGATAGCAGTTGCACCGACTTTGTTTGCTCAAAACATATTAGATAAATTCAGTGACCAAGATGGCATTACAGCAGTTGTCGTAAATAAAAAAATGTTTGAATTGATGAGTAAGGTAAAAGTAGATGCCTCCGACAAAGAGATGCAACAATATATGACTTTAATCAAAAAACTAGACCATCTGAAAGTATTTACAACTACAAATTCCAAAGCTGCTTCAGATATGAAAGCTACTGCAGATAAATACATTAAAACAGTGGGCTTGGAAGAACTAATGAAAGTAAACGAAAACGGAAAAAACATTAGAATTGTTGTAAAATCAGGTGCTTCAGATTCTCAAATAAAAGAATTATTAATGTTTATCGAAGGTAGTGGCCGAGATAACGAAACTGTTTTAATGTCTTTAACTGGAAATTTTGGCTTAAATGAAATAGCCGTTTTAACCGACAAAATGAAAATACCCGGCGGCGATGAATTGAAAAAAGCTACCAAACAGAGGTAA